The genomic stretch CACTGACCGCTTTAAAATCAAAGCCATCCATGGGGCAGGAGTCATAGCCCATGGCCCGGGCTCCCAGCATCAGGGTTTGGGCGGCGATGCCGCAGGAGCGCATGGCCTCATCCCGCTGCACCCCCTCTTTATCCCGATAATAGTGTCCGATGGCCGGTACCATAAAATCCTGGTAACTATTCAGCTTCGTTAGACTGCATGAAGGAGGGCCGCTGACCTTCAAACAGCAATTGCAGGGCTTCGGAAGCGGAAACGCCTTGTTTGCGGCAGGTGGACAGATAACT from Magnetococcales bacterium encodes the following:
- a CDS encoding nitroreductase family protein — protein: VICPPAANKAFPLPKPCNCCLKVSGPPSCSLTKLNSYQDFMVPAIGHYYRDKEGVQRDEAMRSCGIAAQTLMLGARAMGYDSCPMDGFDFKAVSELIGLPEDHVVTMFVAIGKPLEPARPRGGQLPLGEVVIEDRFA